A genomic region of Methanothermobacter sp. CaT2 contains the following coding sequences:
- a CDS encoding 50S ribosomal protein L19e, whose protein sequence is MNLTTQKRLAADILKVGVNRIWIDPERIDEVSRAITRDGVKQLIKDGAIKAKPKKGISSYRSKKIAQQKKKGRRRGPGSIKGAKGARKPRKEEWMTTIRALRKDLREMRDNREINKSTYRKLYKMAKGGAFKSKSYMKTYARDHDMLR, encoded by the coding sequence ATGAATCTTACTACTCAGAAAAGATTAGCTGCAGACATACTGAAAGTAGGGGTTAACAGAATATGGATTGACCCTGAGAGGATCGACGAGGTCTCAAGGGCAATAACCAGGGACGGTGTAAAGCAGCTAATAAAGGACGGCGCAATAAAGGCTAAACCAAAAAAGGGCATAAGCAGCTACAGGTCAAAAAAGATAGCCCAGCAGAAAAAGAAGGGAAGAAGAAGAGGACCTGGAAGCATAAAAGGTGCTAAGGGCGCCAGAAAGCCAAGGAAAGAGGAATGGATGACAACGATAAGGGCTCTGAGGAAGGACCTCAGGGAGATGAGGGACAACCGTGAAATAAACAAGAGCACCTATCGTAAACTCTACAAGATGGCAAAGGGCGGAGCCTTCAAGAGCAAATCTTACATGAAAACCTATGCCCGGGACCACGACATGCTCAGATAG
- a CDS encoding 50S ribosomal protein L18, with translation MAHGPRYKMAFRRRREGKTDYRARYKMVETGKSRLVVRITTYHVIAQIINVGMDGDETLVSAHSKQLQKMGWLGGTSNTAAAYLTGYLCGKRALKAGIDEAVLDIGLRPAIRGSKVFAALKGAVDAGLKVPHGESVLPDESRIRGEHIKEYAESLDEEERKKRFSRYLERGLSPEDLPEHFEEIKNRIDEEV, from the coding sequence TTGGCACATGGACCAAGATACAAGATGGCATTTAGAAGACGAAGGGAAGGTAAAACTGATTACCGGGCCCGCTATAAGATGGTGGAAACAGGCAAATCAAGGCTTGTTGTCAGAATAACCACATATCATGTTATTGCACAGATAATCAATGTGGGAATGGATGGTGACGAAACACTGGTCTCAGCCCACTCAAAACAGCTCCAGAAAATGGGATGGCTTGGAGGTACAAGCAATACGGCGGCAGCATACCTGACAGGGTACCTCTGCGGTAAAAGGGCTCTGAAGGCAGGTATAGATGAAGCGGTCCTTGATATAGGACTCAGACCTGCCATAAGGGGTTCAAAGGTATTCGCAGCACTTAAAGGGGCTGTTGACGCAGGGCTCAAAGTACCACACGGGGAATCAGTACTTCCCGACGAATCAAGGATAAGGGGCGAACACATAAAGGAGTATGCAGAATCCCTTGACGAGGAAGAACGCAAAAAGAGGTTTTCAAGGTACCTTGAGAGGGGTCTTTCCCCTGAGGACCTGCCTGAACACTTTGAAGAAATAAAAAACAGGATAGATGAAGAGGTATGA
- the rpsE gene encoding 30S ribosomal protein S5, giving the protein MNFNMEEWEPRTNLGRLVKEGVITSIDEIFEEGHPIMELEIIDALLPDLEEEVIDVNLVQRMHKSGRKVNFRVIVAVGNKDGYVGLGQGKAREVGPAIRKAVDDAKFNLIKVRRGCGDWGCVCGREHTVPFKVSGKSGSVRVTLIPAPGGVGLAIGDVGKTIMRLAGIDDVWSHTRGQTQTTVNFARATFDALKQLSKVKASEKDLKNLGVCST; this is encoded by the coding sequence ATGAACTTCAACATGGAGGAATGGGAGCCAAGGACCAACCTTGGACGCCTTGTGAAGGAGGGTGTCATAACAAGTATCGATGAGATCTTTGAAGAGGGACACCCGATAATGGAACTTGAGATAATCGATGCACTGCTTCCTGACCTCGAGGAGGAGGTCATTGACGTTAACCTTGTCCAGAGGATGCACAAATCAGGAAGGAAGGTCAACTTCAGGGTCATAGTTGCAGTGGGCAACAAGGACGGATATGTTGGACTCGGACAGGGCAAGGCCAGAGAGGTTGGACCTGCAATCAGGAAGGCAGTTGACGATGCAAAATTCAACCTTATAAAGGTCAGAAGAGGCTGCGGTGACTGGGGATGTGTCTGTGGAAGGGAACACACGGTACCATTCAAGGTCTCAGGTAAGAGTGGAAGTGTCCGCGTAACCCTCATACCAGCACCTGGTGGTGTTGGACTTGCAATAGGTGACGTTGGCAAGACCATAATGAGGCTTGCAGGTATAGATGATGTCTGGTCACATACACGTGGACAGACACAGACCACAGTCAACTTTGCCAGGGCAACCTTCGATGCCCTCAAACAGCTGAGCAAGGTAAAGGCAAGCGAAAAGGACCTTAAAAACCTGGGTGTTTGCAGTACCTGA
- the rpmD gene encoding 50S ribosomal protein L30: protein MFAVVRVRGSAGVRRDIADTMEMLRLNRINHAVLVEDTPSYLGMLQKAKDYITWGEIDQETLTAMITKRARIIGGERLTDEYIKENTEYDSVEEFAGAVFRGEVKLEDAGIKPVFRLHPPRKGYEAIKKAFNEGGSLGYRGEKINDLLKRMI from the coding sequence ATGTTCGCAGTAGTAAGGGTAAGGGGATCAGCGGGTGTCCGAAGGGACATAGCTGACACCATGGAGATGTTAAGACTCAACAGAATAAACCACGCAGTACTGGTTGAGGACACACCCAGCTACCTTGGCATGCTCCAGAAGGCCAAGGACTACATAACATGGGGTGAAATTGACCAGGAAACCCTGACAGCCATGATAACCAAGAGGGCAAGAATCATCGGAGGGGAAAGGTTAACCGATGAATACATAAAGGAAAACACAGAGTATGATTCAGTGGAAGAATTTGCAGGGGCTGTATTCAGGGGTGAGGTTAAACTTGAGGATGCAGGAATAAAACCTGTGTTCAGGTTACACCCTCCAAGAAAGGGATATGAGGCCATAAAAAAGGCCTTCAATGAGGGTGGAAGCCTCGGATACCGTGGTGAGAAGATAAATGACCTCTTGAAGAGGATGATCTAG
- a CDS encoding uL15m family ribosomal protein, whose amino-acid sequence MIRKRRKITRMRGSRTVGGGCSKKRRGAGHRGGRGQAGGHKHHWTWIVKYDPKHFGKYGFKRPQKLIKRLETVNLAYIDERIPELLEKGIASEEDGMVVLDVRDLGFEKVLGSGRITRPVHIKALEFSESAVEKITEAGGKAELIE is encoded by the coding sequence ATGATCAGAAAAAGACGAAAGATCACAAGGATGAGGGGCTCACGCACCGTCGGTGGAGGATGCTCCAAGAAGAGAAGGGGAGCAGGTCACCGTGGCGGTAGAGGACAGGCCGGTGGACACAAACACCACTGGACATGGATCGTCAAGTACGACCCAAAACACTTCGGAAAGTACGGTTTCAAAAGGCCCCAGAAACTCATAAAGAGACTGGAAACAGTTAACCTTGCATACATCGACGAAAGGATTCCTGAACTCCTTGAGAAGGGAATCGCATCCGAAGAGGACGGAATGGTGGTGCTGGATGTAAGGGACCTTGGTTTCGAAAAGGTCCTTGGAAGCGGAAGGATCACACGACCCGTCCACATTAAGGCCCTCGAGTTCTCTGAGAGTGCAGTTGAGAAGATCACAGAGGCCGGAGGAAAGGCTGAACTGATAGAGTAA
- the secY gene encoding preprotein translocase subunit SecY, with amino-acid sequence MEQLKEKFEPIFSVLPQVKSPGYRVPFREKLKWTGIILVLYFFLAQIPLYGLSPRAVDQFAQLRAVLAGNFGSILTLGIGPIVSASIILQLLVGGKILKLDLSKHEDKAFFQGLQKLLAIVFTFFEALIFVLFVLTGSLAPSAPQFVWILILQLTIGGILIIFLDEVVSKWGFGSGVGLFIAAGVSQEIIVGAFNPLSAPTQPGVPAGRITGFLYLLFTGQSPDFQYYVLPVLALIGVFLVVVYAESMRVEIPISMGGGKRLSRGAVGKYPLRFIYASNMPVILTSALLLNVQLMANVFQKLGYPILGTVSNGQAVDGLAYLLTAPRSIDAIILDPFKVLFYAVVFIGLCILFAWLWVEISNIGPKHVAKQLYQMGMQIPGFRSSRGQFEKILKRYIPTITILGGAFVGLLAFVADLTGSLGGGTGVLLTVGIVYRLYEEIAQEQLMDMHPILRSFLGD; translated from the coding sequence GTGGAGCAGTTGAAGGAAAAATTTGAGCCCATATTCTCAGTCCTGCCACAGGTTAAATCACCTGGCTACAGAGTACCATTCAGGGAGAAACTCAAATGGACAGGCATAATCCTTGTCCTCTATTTCTTCCTGGCCCAGATACCACTCTACGGTTTAAGCCCTAGGGCTGTGGACCAGTTCGCCCAGCTGAGGGCTGTTCTTGCAGGAAACTTCGGTTCAATACTCACACTGGGTATAGGACCCATTGTGTCAGCATCAATCATACTCCAGCTTCTGGTTGGAGGTAAGATACTGAAACTGGACCTCTCGAAGCATGAGGATAAGGCCTTTTTCCAGGGACTGCAGAAACTCCTTGCCATCGTATTCACCTTCTTTGAGGCACTGATATTTGTACTATTTGTACTGACAGGGTCACTGGCACCATCAGCCCCCCAGTTTGTCTGGATACTCATACTGCAGCTCACAATTGGAGGAATACTCATAATATTCCTCGATGAGGTTGTATCCAAATGGGGCTTTGGTAGCGGTGTTGGACTTTTCATTGCAGCAGGCGTATCCCAGGAGATAATTGTGGGTGCCTTCAACCCCCTCTCTGCACCCACGCAGCCAGGGGTACCCGCCGGTAGAATAACAGGTTTCCTCTACCTCCTCTTCACAGGGCAGAGTCCTGATTTCCAGTACTACGTCCTGCCTGTACTGGCCCTCATTGGAGTTTTCCTCGTCGTTGTCTATGCCGAGAGTATGAGGGTGGAGATACCCATATCCATGGGAGGGGGTAAGAGGCTCTCAAGGGGCGCTGTCGGAAAGTATCCCCTGCGTTTCATATACGCCAGTAACATGCCGGTTATACTGACAAGCGCACTCCTCCTGAATGTTCAGTTAATGGCGAACGTATTCCAGAAACTTGGCTACCCCATACTTGGTACTGTAAGCAATGGGCAGGCGGTTGATGGGCTCGCATATCTTCTCACGGCTCCACGCTCAATCGACGCCATCATACTGGACCCATTCAAGGTACTGTTCTATGCGGTTGTATTCATAGGGCTCTGTATCCTCTTTGCCTGGCTCTGGGTTGAGATAAGTAACATAGGTCCAAAGCATGTTGCAAAACAGCTTTACCAGATGGGTATGCAGATTCCTGGTTTCAGGAGCAGCAGGGGGCAGTTCGAGAAGATACTGAAACGCTACATACCCACGATAACGATCCTGGGAGGGGCATTTGTCGGGCTCCTCGCATTCGTGGCTGACCTGACGGGTTCTCTTGGAGGAGGTACCGGTGTCCTTCTAACGGTGGGTATAGTTTACAGGCTCTATGAGGAGATTGCCCAGGAGCAGCTGATGGATATGCACCCCATACTCAGAAGCTTCCTGGGTGATTAG
- a CDS encoding adenylate kinase — MKVVVVAGIPGSGSTTVLENTLRDLDYLNVNYGDVMLEIARERGLVENRDQMRTLEPGVQKEIQRAAAKSIRERSRENNIIVDTHCTIKTPAGFLPGLPVWVLEELEPDMFVLVEADPEEIFTRRISDTSRNRDMESLQEIDLHQQMNRAAAMAYATLTGATVKIVKNHNNQLESAVSEMKNILE; from the coding sequence ATGAAGGTTGTTGTAGTTGCAGGTATACCCGGTTCAGGAAGCACGACGGTCCTTGAGAACACCCTCAGGGATCTTGACTACCTCAATGTGAATTACGGGGATGTGATGCTTGAAATAGCCCGTGAAAGGGGCCTTGTTGAAAACAGGGACCAGATGAGAACCCTTGAACCGGGTGTTCAGAAGGAGATACAGAGGGCGGCTGCGAAAAGTATAAGAGAAAGGTCACGGGAAAATAATATAATCGTCGACACACACTGCACCATAAAGACGCCTGCTGGTTTTCTGCCAGGTCTTCCAGTATGGGTTCTTGAGGAACTGGAACCTGACATGTTTGTGCTTGTGGAGGCTGATCCAGAGGAGATCTTCACAAGAAGAATTAGTGATACTTCCAGGAACAGGGATATGGAATCCCTTCAGGAGATCGACCTCCATCAGCAGATGAACAGGGCAGCTGCAATGGCCTATGCCACACTCACAGGCGCAACGGTTAAGATTGTTAAAAACCACAACAACCAGCTTGAGTCTGCAGTCAGTGAGATGAAGAACATTCTGGAGTAA
- a CDS encoding EMC3/TMCO1 family protein, with amino-acid sequence MVLEVVYGALNAVFGPFIAMDPNPQNPILTVFLISAIVAFIITLANKLLVDQERLEELKAEMQEFQQEMMEARKKNDMQALEEIQKKQMEFMDKQREMMTMSFKPMIVTFVPIILVFYWMGQEPHIVKTLVILPQVAYYVLLVPLWHMFYGMPPNAPSYAIGWLGWYILCSFAMSQIFRKFMGLKGGM; translated from the coding sequence ATGGTGCTTGAAGTCGTATACGGGGCGCTGAACGCTGTATTCGGCCCATTCATTGCAATGGACCCGAATCCACAGAACCCCATCCTCACGGTCTTCCTGATATCAGCAATAGTGGCCTTTATCATAACACTGGCAAACAAGTTGCTTGTGGACCAGGAAAGGCTCGAAGAACTTAAAGCTGAAATGCAGGAATTCCAGCAGGAGATGATGGAGGCAAGAAAGAAGAATGACATGCAGGCGCTGGAGGAGATCCAGAAAAAACAGATGGAGTTCATGGACAAACAGCGCGAAATGATGACCATGTCATTCAAGCCAATGATAGTCACTTTCGTGCCAATAATCCTTGTCTTCTACTGGATGGGACAGGAACCACACATAGTCAAGACACTGGTGATACTGCCCCAGGTTGCATACTATGTACTCCTTGTCCCGCTGTGGCACATGTTCTATGGCATGCCCCCAAACGCCCCATCCTATGCCATAGGATGGCTTGGCTGGTACATCTTATGCTCCTTTGCCATGTCCCAGATATTCAGAAAGTTCATGGGACTTAAAGGTGGAATGTAA